One window from the genome of Spirosoma rhododendri encodes:
- a CDS encoding glycoside hydrolase family 28 protein: MLTYSLANRLIANVRWLFILGLLIETAACHSAGQSVTPTPSAGVLALIGDGITNQTKPLQRAIDSCGAAGGGTLVIPAGTYLISPITLRSQVTLQLSAGATLLASTNAADYSGKLSNLINGDSLTNASLTGQGTIDGNGAIWWQRYLDSGKTLNRPRLIYITRSSNLTVDSLTLTNSPSFHLVPYQCQNVTIKNLTITAPATSPNTDGIDPANCTHVVIQNCTIDTGDDNIAIKGGRVSGQIAQPCRDIQISNCRFLHGHGLSVGSEASSGVADVAVSNCTFTGTTNGIRIKSQTGLGGSVQNLAYSQITMTDVTNPLIIDLAYALNANNSYPTDVPAVGNITISQLTATGAKSAGNMVGLTNSLIQNLTLSAVQISAQTGLVLQNARNVTMTNWRVQAASGQSLITQNVTGTGF, from the coding sequence GTGCTGACTTATTCCCTTGCTAATCGCCTTATTGCCAACGTCCGTTGGCTATTCATACTGGGCTTGCTTATTGAAACGGCTGCCTGTCATTCCGCCGGTCAAAGCGTCACGCCTACGCCATCTGCGGGTGTGTTGGCGTTGATCGGCGACGGAATTACTAATCAGACAAAGCCGCTGCAACGGGCGATCGACTCCTGCGGGGCAGCGGGGGGTGGCACGTTAGTCATTCCGGCTGGTACGTACCTCATCAGCCCGATCACGCTCCGCAGTCAGGTGACGCTACAACTATCGGCCGGGGCAACGCTGCTCGCCAGCACCAACGCAGCCGACTATAGCGGTAAACTGAGCAACCTCATCAACGGCGACTCGCTGACGAACGCATCCCTAACCGGGCAGGGCACTATCGACGGGAACGGTGCAATCTGGTGGCAGCGCTATCTGGATAGCGGCAAGACACTGAACCGTCCGCGACTGATCTACATCACCCGCTCAAGCAACCTGACCGTCGATAGTCTGACGCTGACCAATTCGCCGTCGTTTCACCTCGTACCGTATCAGTGCCAGAACGTTACTATTAAAAACCTGACGATCACCGCCCCCGCTACCTCGCCGAACACCGATGGCATCGACCCCGCCAACTGTACCCACGTCGTGATTCAGAACTGCACCATCGACACGGGCGACGATAATATCGCGATCAAAGGTGGGCGTGTCAGCGGGCAGATCGCGCAGCCCTGCCGGGATATTCAGATTAGTAACTGCCGCTTTTTACACGGACACGGCCTGTCGGTGGGCAGCGAAGCGTCGAGCGGGGTAGCCGATGTGGCGGTGAGCAATTGCACGTTTACCGGTACGACCAACGGGATTCGAATCAAATCGCAAACAGGGCTGGGTGGATCCGTGCAGAACCTGGCTTACAGTCAGATCACGATGACCGACGTTACCAATCCGTTGATTATCGATCTGGCTTACGCGCTGAACGCCAATAACAGCTACCCGACCGACGTACCCGCCGTTGGCAACATCACGATCAGTCAGCTGACCGCGACCGGGGCGAAAAGCGCGGGTAATATGGTGGGACTCACCAACAGTCTGATTCAAAACCTGACGCTCTCGGCGGTTCAGATCAGCGCGCAGACGGGCTTGGTTTTGCAAAACGCCCGAAACGTCACGATGACCAACTGGCGTGTTCAGGCAGCAAGCGGGCAGTCACTCATCACACAAAATGTTACCGGCACGGGGTTCTGA
- a CDS encoding RagB/SusD family nutrient uptake outer membrane protein, with protein sequence MKRIHISLGLAGLLTLSGLNGCTNLDETLYSQINSSQFYNNRQEILSAVLRPYTHANAWVAPTGQQGYWRMNELSADQLAWPQKGRHGYDDAQWIRLHGHSWVFTENNIWNSWSLLFTGVGFCNSALGDFNQVDFARAGVNDTEKAAFIAELKVFRAFHYMKLMDLYGNIPIVTTVGTPLSPPTAPRAEVFAFVEKELKENVDLLPNLSKQQIGRITKAAGYAMLAELYLNAEVWLGTAKWDECIAACDKIIRGETGGLNGAPALDTDLISTFNNTNDISKEALFQLTYDYQATPTRCGWNSDFYHFAQRLIYDGDANGNNGVVVIPSAYDAFSDTDLRKSTWMLIGPQYQAANPSQPVLGTEEYRDKPLVFVKEIRRASENKTSSTMIDGEENSGARFNKYRPGRQSEAKYWSNDWMVYRLTEIYFNKAEALMRKNGGTAPAEAVDLVNSCRKRAFSEANFVKEAYTPTTLTLTELLAERGREFIFEGKRRSDMIRAGAFTRASWWDHQPSDPNKNIFPIPQRQLAANPNLKQNPGYPAQ encoded by the coding sequence ATGAAACGAATACATATCAGTCTGGGACTGGCCGGGCTTCTGACGTTGTCGGGTCTGAACGGTTGCACCAATCTCGACGAAACCCTATACAGTCAGATCAACTCCAGCCAGTTTTACAACAACCGGCAGGAAATACTATCGGCGGTGCTACGCCCCTACACACACGCCAACGCCTGGGTCGCTCCCACGGGTCAGCAAGGCTATTGGCGGATGAACGAACTCTCGGCCGATCAGCTGGCGTGGCCCCAGAAAGGGCGGCACGGCTACGACGACGCGCAGTGGATTCGCCTGCACGGCCACAGCTGGGTGTTCACCGAAAACAACATCTGGAACTCCTGGTCGCTGCTGTTTACCGGCGTTGGCTTCTGCAACAGTGCGCTAGGCGATTTCAACCAGGTCGACTTTGCCCGTGCGGGCGTGAACGACACCGAAAAGGCCGCGTTTATCGCCGAGCTGAAGGTGTTCCGGGCGTTCCACTACATGAAACTGATGGATCTGTACGGCAATATTCCCATCGTCACGACGGTTGGTACGCCCCTGAGTCCGCCCACTGCCCCGCGTGCGGAGGTGTTTGCCTTCGTGGAAAAGGAATTGAAGGAAAACGTCGACCTGCTACCCAATCTAAGCAAACAGCAGATCGGCCGCATCACCAAAGCAGCCGGATACGCCATGCTGGCCGAACTGTACCTGAACGCCGAAGTGTGGCTCGGCACGGCCAAATGGGACGAGTGCATTGCCGCCTGCGACAAGATTATCCGGGGTGAAACGGGTGGTCTGAACGGCGCACCGGCCCTCGATACCGACCTGATCTCGACGTTCAACAACACCAACGACATCTCGAAGGAAGCCCTGTTTCAACTGACCTACGACTACCAGGCCACACCCACGCGCTGCGGCTGGAACAGCGATTTCTACCACTTCGCACAGCGACTGATCTACGACGGCGACGCCAACGGCAATAATGGTGTGGTTGTGATTCCGAGTGCGTACGATGCGTTCAGCGATACCGACCTGCGGAAATCGACCTGGATGCTTATCGGTCCGCAGTATCAGGCAGCGAACCCCAGTCAGCCGGTACTAGGCACCGAGGAGTACCGCGACAAGCCGCTGGTGTTTGTAAAGGAAATCCGTCGGGCGAGCGAAAACAAAACCAGTTCGACCATGATCGACGGGGAAGAAAACAGCGGTGCCCGGTTCAACAAATACCGCCCCGGTCGTCAGTCGGAGGCTAAGTACTGGAGCAACGACTGGATGGTCTACCGACTGACGGAAATCTACTTCAACAAGGCCGAAGCGCTGATGCGGAAAAACGGCGGCACGGCCCCGGCCGAAGCCGTCGATCTGGTAAACAGTTGCCGGAAACGGGCTTTCAGCGAGGCTAACTTCGTAAAAGAAGCCTACACGCCAACGACGCTGACGCTGACTGAACTGCTGGCCGAGCGGGGCCGGGAGTTCATTTTTGAGGGTAAGCGACGCTCCGATATGATCCGGGCAGGCGCCTTTACCCGCGCGTCGTGGTGGGACCATCAGCCCAGCGACCCGAACAAGAATATCTTCCCGATTCCGCAGCGTCAGTTAGCCGCCAACCCGAATCTAAAGCAGAATCCGGGCTATCCAGCGCAGTAA